From a single Aspergillus puulaauensis MK2 DNA, chromosome 2, nearly complete sequence genomic region:
- a CDS encoding oxygenase MpaB family protein (COG:S;~EggNog:ENOG410PVP7;~InterPro:IPR018713;~PFAM:PF09995;~TransMembrane:1 (o272-292i)): MIDPTMNEKAPEASSQAESSSSSSGSFTITIEKEDPGNPFAGVSPLAMKELKKVAREGIALAGGPAAILLQIAHPSVGQGVADHSTFTKRAIARVQYTQMYIYVMIFGTPEDKANMKAWVDQAHARVKSEAGPRPYSALDPELQLWVAITIYASMVGMYELIYGPLPPAMAERVFQAYSVMGTSLQVPKDMWPKNLKEFRLYWHDVIENQLRVTADAELVLEEIFHPVKSVPLWARPAVVVAMPFIRRLTIEQLPPSLREQFHLKSTKSSRMLSGLFVSGMACVYPFTPRFVRQLPKTYAMRLFRKKVKKRGGQLVKP, from the coding sequence ATGATCGATCCCACCATGAACGAGAAAGCCCCCGAGGCGTCCTCCCAAGCCGagagctccagctccagctccggctcattcaccatcaccatcgaAAAAGAAGACCCGGGCAACCCCTTCGCGGGCGTATCCCCCCTCGCAATGAAAGAGCTCAAGAAAGTCGCCCGCGAAGGGATAGCCCTCGCCGGCGGCCCAGCCGCAATCTTACTCCAAATCGCCCATCCCTCTGTCGGCCAAGGCGTCGCAGACCACAGCACATTCACAAAGCGTGCCATTGCCCGAGTGCAGTATACCCAGATGTACATCTACGTGATGATCTTCGGCACGCCCGAGGACAAAGCGAACATGAAAGCGTGGGTCGACCAAGCGCATGCGCGCGTGAAATCTGAGGCCGGGCCGAGACCCTACAGCGCGCTTGATCCGGAGCTGCAACTCTGGGTTGCGATTACGATTTATGCATCCATGGTGGGCATGTATGAGCTCATCTATGGGCCTCTGCCGCCTGCGATGGCTGAGCGGGTTTTCCAGGCGTACTCAGTCATGGGCACGTCGCTTCAGGTGCCGAAGGACATGTGGCCGAAGAATCTGAAGGAGTTTAGGTTGTATTGGCACGATGTCATTGAGAATCAGCTTCGGGTTACTGCTGAtgcggagctggtgctggaggagatctTCCACCCTGTTAAGAGTGTTCCGCTGTGGGCGAGGCcggcggttgttgttgcgatGCCGTTTATCAGACGGTTGACGATTGAGCAGCTCCCGCCCTCGCTGAGGGAGCAGTTTCATTTAAAGTCGACCAAGTCGTCGAGGATGCTCTCGGGGCTTTTTGTTTCTGGGATGGCTTGTGTGTATCCGTTTACACCGCGGTTTGTGCGCCAGCTCCCGAAGACTTATGCCATGAGGCTGTTTAGGAAGAAGGTTAAGAAGAGAGGTGGTCAGCTTGTTAAACCTTGA